One region of Synergistaceae bacterium genomic DNA includes:
- a CDS encoding PAS domain S-box protein, which translates to MPYDMTEKLLAYIFSNMADAMCITAKNGEIHYTSKSAEKLFGFGESSAGCKIWEVIPFTERNDKLIQLFIDAVKMQRDIHSFADYENNAGKIFRLHISMSYMKGEGGIFVIIATDLTEFLRINSAFERYTSPEIAKYVLRTPEGEKQGGKLKDVTILMSDLRGFTALSTKLSADTLITILNHYFEKMIAVIERWKGTMIEFLGDGIFVVFGAPNDDENHADHAVSCAVEMQDAMKSVNEWNAENNYPLLEMGIGINSGPAVVGNIGSAQKMKYGCIGETVNLAGRVETFTVGGQIYISERTKEKITENLFTSDEQSFMPKGAASPMKIFAVDGIGDIHILHRDYVMKDVARKCEVKFSVIAGKIVDGEKYSGHVVKISDDERYAVIETDAKIEAMQNLLIDIGGSLYAKILSKDGEQVTVCFTSKPDCFGEWVKSL; encoded by the coding sequence ATGCCGTACGATATGACGGAAAAACTCCTGGCGTATATTTTCTCGAACATGGCCGATGCCATGTGCATAACCGCCAAGAACGGAGAAATACATTACACCAGCAAGAGCGCGGAAAAACTTTTCGGGTTCGGCGAATCTTCAGCAGGCTGCAAAATCTGGGAAGTTATCCCCTTCACCGAGAGGAACGACAAACTGATACAGCTTTTCATTGACGCTGTGAAAATGCAGAGGGATATACATTCTTTTGCTGACTACGAGAACAACGCCGGGAAAATTTTCAGGCTTCACATCAGCATGTCATACATGAAAGGCGAGGGCGGAATATTCGTTATTATCGCGACGGATTTGACCGAGTTTTTGCGGATAAATTCGGCGTTTGAGCGTTACACATCACCGGAAATAGCAAAATACGTACTCCGCACACCTGAAGGCGAGAAGCAGGGCGGAAAATTGAAGGACGTTACTATTCTCATGAGCGACTTGCGGGGCTTCACGGCATTAAGCACAAAACTTTCAGCCGATACCCTGATAACGATACTCAATCACTATTTTGAGAAAATGATTGCGGTGATTGAACGCTGGAAAGGAACTATGATTGAGTTTCTCGGCGATGGAATATTTGTTGTGTTCGGCGCGCCCAATGATGACGAGAATCACGCGGATCACGCTGTATCTTGTGCTGTCGAAATGCAGGACGCTATGAAGTCCGTAAACGAATGGAACGCGGAAAATAATTATCCCCTGCTTGAGATGGGAATCGGGATTAATTCCGGGCCTGCTGTTGTCGGGAATATAGGTTCAGCCCAGAAAATGAAGTACGGCTGCATAGGTGAGACAGTGAATCTTGCGGGAAGGGTTGAGACTTTCACGGTCGGAGGACAGATATACATCTCGGAGCGTACAAAGGAAAAAATCACGGAGAATCTTTTCACGTCAGACGAACAAAGTTTCATGCCTAAAGGAGCAGCGAGTCCCATGAAAATTTTTGCGGTTGACGGGATCGGGGACATTCACATTTTACACAGGGATTATGTGATGAAAGATGTTGCGCGCAAGTGTGAAGTAAAATTCTCAGTGATTGCGGGAAAAATTGTTGACGGGGAAAAATATTCCGGCCATGTCGTGAAAATTTCAGATGATGAACGCTACGCAGTGATTGAGACTGACGCAAAAATTGAGGCCATGCAGAATTTGCTGATTGATATCGGCGGGAGTCTTTACGCAAAAATTCTCAGCAAAGACGGCGAACAGGTTACAGTTTGCTTCACGTCAAAGCCTGACTGTTTCGGTGAATGGGTAAAATCCCTGTGA
- a CDS encoding S1 RNA-binding domain-containing protein: MQEALDQYGDNVHLRKGEIRKGTVINRNDAGFLVDVGFKCEGLLPMREYTNHALIEEEGSEPKPGDVIEVEVVSVRDGDDAQLLLSRWRHEFDRRWEALDAALRANPVIDVKGVSRVKGGLMVNAMGLEGFIPVSQLTLAGRGANPQNFVGQTLTVKVLDHDKRKHRLVFSRRVLLEEAENERKAKFYERVHEGDTLEGEVSSLTDFGVFVNLGEMDGLVHLTEITWKRSFKLKEMFKKGDKVTVKVIGIDRATDRISLSIKQVAGDPWDTVDQRVHKGDVMKGTVTNLTDFGAFVEIEPGIEGLVHVGDISWARIKKPRDVLKRGQELEVLVLDVDMEKKRISLGCKQLNDPWNEIDKKYLPGQDITVKVVRLADFGAFVEVEEGVEALIHISQLSRKRVEKPADVLQEGQEVTARVLEVSPEQRRMRLSLSALEPVPEPEPEPVREEREPGKPEAKGERPDRRERRKGGRSRGFKESSGYEDDGEALEYNPFAEAFKGSEWAKE; this comes from the coding sequence ATGCAGGAAGCGTTAGACCAGTACGGCGACAATGTTCACCTCCGCAAGGGCGAAATCCGTAAAGGCACCGTCATAAACAGGAACGATGCCGGATTCCTCGTTGATGTCGGATTCAAGTGCGAGGGGTTATTGCCCATGAGGGAATACACTAACCACGCACTAATCGAGGAGGAAGGCTCAGAGCCTAAGCCCGGCGATGTCATTGAGGTTGAAGTTGTCAGTGTCCGGGACGGGGATGACGCGCAGTTACTGCTTTCACGCTGGCGGCACGAGTTCGACAGGAGATGGGAAGCACTTGACGCGGCATTGAGGGCGAATCCCGTTATTGATGTGAAGGGAGTCAGCCGTGTGAAAGGCGGCCTCATGGTGAATGCTATGGGTCTTGAGGGATTCATACCTGTATCACAGCTCACATTAGCCGGAAGGGGCGCGAACCCGCAGAATTTTGTCGGGCAGACTCTTACGGTGAAAGTTCTTGACCACGACAAGAGAAAGCACAGGCTTGTGTTCTCGCGCAGGGTACTTCTTGAGGAAGCCGAGAATGAGCGCAAAGCAAAATTCTACGAGAGAGTCCACGAGGGCGACACGCTAGAGGGTGAAGTCTCAAGCCTGACAGATTTCGGCGTTTTCGTGAATCTCGGCGAGATGGACGGCCTTGTTCACCTCACGGAAATCACGTGGAAGCGTTCGTTCAAGCTCAAAGAGATGTTCAAGAAGGGCGACAAAGTTACGGTGAAGGTTATCGGGATTGACCGCGCCACAGACAGAATTTCACTGAGCATAAAGCAGGTAGCCGGCGATCCTTGGGACACAGTAGACCAGAGAGTCCACAAGGGCGACGTGATGAAGGGGACTGTAACGAACCTGACAGATTTCGGCGCGTTCGTTGAGATTGAGCCGGGCATTGAGGGACTCGTTCACGTGGGCGATATTTCATGGGCAAGAATCAAGAAGCCCCGCGATGTTCTCAAACGGGGGCAGGAGCTTGAAGTTCTCGTGCTTGATGTCGACATGGAGAAAAAGCGCATCAGCCTCGGCTGCAAACAGCTCAATGACCCGTGGAACGAGATCGACAAGAAATATCTTCCCGGGCAGGACATCACGGTCAAAGTTGTGCGCCTTGCTGATTTCGGCGCGTTCGTTGAGGTTGAAGAGGGAGTCGAGGCACTCATTCACATTTCGCAGTTAAGCCGGAAGAGAGTCGAGAAGCCCGCGGACGTTCTGCAGGAAGGGCAAGAGGTTACAGCGCGTGTGCTTGAGGTCAGCCCCGAACAGCGGAGAATGAGACTCTCACTCAGCGCACTTGAGCCAGTCCCCGAACCCGAACCCGAACCCGTACGTGAGGAGCGCGAACCCGGAAAGCCTGAGGCCAAAGGAGAACGCCCCGACCGCAGGGAGCGCAGGAAGGGAGGACGCTCACGCGGCTTCAAGGAGTCCAGCGGCTACGAGGATGACGGAGAAGCGTTAGAGTACAACCCATTCGCGGAAGCCTTCAAGGGATCCGAATGGGCGAAAGAATAG
- the ispH gene encoding 4-hydroxy-3-methylbut-2-enyl diphosphate reductase, which yields MIIKAEHAGFCFGVKRAVDAISEALRHEPEVWTIGLPIHNPQEVSRLESLGLRVADNDSQIPDGAKVLIRAHGEPLEVTERLKARGVNVEDMTCPFVRKAQEKAAQLSREGYHVVLLGDRNHPEIRGIIGHVADNKTAEVVANEDEASRIQFHAKTALISQTTQREERLERVAGILVGKSSELRVCNTICKATAQRQEAARNLVRNNNLDGVVLIGGKSSANTGKLRDILESEGVNVLWAEDENDIEANSEWFNGKNMVGIAAGASTPEWLIDKITKIIAAKQDLQGD from the coding sequence ATGATAATCAAGGCCGAACATGCCGGATTCTGTTTCGGCGTGAAAAGGGCGGTTGACGCTATTTCGGAAGCCCTCAGACATGAGCCGGAAGTATGGACGATAGGACTCCCGATACATAACCCGCAGGAAGTCTCAAGACTCGAATCGCTCGGACTCAGAGTCGCGGACAATGACTCGCAGATTCCTGACGGCGCAAAGGTCTTAATCCGCGCTCACGGTGAGCCGCTTGAAGTTACAGAGAGGCTTAAAGCAAGGGGCGTTAATGTCGAGGATATGACTTGCCCATTTGTCAGAAAAGCCCAGGAGAAAGCAGCACAGTTATCACGCGAAGGGTATCATGTTGTCTTATTGGGCGACAGAAATCACCCCGAAATACGCGGCATAATCGGCCATGTAGCAGACAACAAAACTGCGGAAGTTGTAGCAAATGAGGACGAAGCATCGCGGATTCAGTTTCACGCAAAAACAGCACTCATTTCACAGACAACACAGCGCGAGGAAAGACTCGAACGTGTCGCCGGGATTCTTGTCGGGAAATCGTCAGAGCTTAGAGTCTGCAACACTATCTGCAAGGCTACGGCACAGCGTCAGGAGGCCGCCCGGAATCTTGTGCGGAATAACAATCTTGACGGCGTTGTGCTTATTGGCGGAAAATCTAGCGCGAACACAGGAAAGTTGCGCGACATACTCGAATCCGAGGGCGTTAATGTCCTGTGGGCTGAGGATGAGAACGACATAGAAGCAAATTCGGAATGGTTCAACGGCAAAAATATGGTTGGTATTGCTGCGGGTGCAAGCACACCCGAATGGCTTATCGATAAAATCACAAAAATTATTGCGGCAAAGCAGGATTTACAGGGGGATTGA
- the miaA gene encoding tRNA (adenosine(37)-N6)-dimethylallyltransferase MiaA has product MNRQPAVAFIGATAVGKTALSLSAAEKLNAEIISVDSRQVYRYMDAGTDKVSASLRREIPHHMIDIADPDEKFTVSDFADKASQAARRILSRNRIPLFVGGTPFYYNALFHASLNTDLPSDSDVRGKYEALANSQGAELLHMRLAEVDPDTAQRLHKNDIQRVTRALEIFELTGKAPSQIYSGGEKRDYGFDILYIGLSRPREELFRRIEIRLEQEYSSDFPAEVEWLMKHGFDDRYNPLKGLGYKELIDYHRGKITLDNALEISISRTKAFCRRQQTWFKKFSPAVWFDMSESNHEEEIIDTINRHIHKEASS; this is encoded by the coding sequence ATGAACAGGCAGCCCGCGGTTGCTTTTATCGGAGCTACAGCCGTAGGAAAAACGGCACTTAGCTTATCCGCCGCAGAGAAATTAAACGCTGAAATAATTTCTGTAGATTCACGCCAAGTGTATCGCTATATGGACGCGGGTACGGATAAAGTATCAGCCTCGTTGCGCCGTGAAATTCCTCATCACATGATCGACATCGCAGACCCGGACGAAAAATTTACCGTCTCAGATTTCGCAGACAAAGCATCACAGGCCGCCCGGAGAATATTATCCCGCAATAGAATCCCGCTTTTTGTCGGAGGGACTCCGTTCTACTACAACGCGCTTTTTCACGCCTCACTGAATACTGACCTGCCGTCTGATTCTGACGTTCGCGGAAAGTATGAGGCCCTCGCAAACTCGCAGGGGGCGGAATTACTGCACATGAGGCTTGCTGAAGTTGACCCCGACACGGCACAGCGTCTCCACAAGAACGACATTCAGAGGGTTACGCGGGCACTTGAGATTTTCGAGCTTACCGGGAAGGCTCCATCACAGATTTACAGCGGAGGGGAAAAACGCGATTACGGATTCGATATTCTGTACATAGGGCTGTCGCGTCCTAGGGAGGAATTATTCAGGCGGATTGAGATTCGTTTGGAGCAGGAATACTCATCAGATTTTCCGGCGGAAGTCGAATGGCTCATGAAGCACGGATTTGATGACAGATACAACCCGCTGAAGGGACTCGGCTACAAGGAGCTAATAGACTATCACAGGGGAAAAATCACGCTCGATAACGCCCTAGAAATATCAATATCACGGACAAAAGCATTCTGCCGCCGCCAGCAGACATGGTTCAAAAAATTTTCGCCGGCTGTGTGGTTCGACATGTCCGAATCTAATCACGAGGAAGAAATCATAGACACGATAAACAGACACATACACAAAGAGGCATCATCATAA
- a CDS encoding DegT/DnrJ/EryC1/StrS family aminotransferase has translation MTVPILDLSRSFGEIKPDVFAAMERIFDAQSFILGQEVKTFESHCDSYLDVPENSCVGCASGTDALLLALMSCDIKPGDEVITTPFTFFATSGTVARLGAVPVFADVDPQTYNINIEQAMTKITERTKIFLPVHLFGQMAPIEGVISDLHERNILTVEDTAQAFGATRSADGKILRAGTVGDVGCFSFFPTKNLGGCGDGGMVVTRDKDRAERLRRLRVHGSGATYYHDEIGINSRLDAIQAAILDVKLKHLEAWNEERRKAADYYRLLFKSNDLNEFITAPAELDGNYHIYHQYVVRVSEKRDELMQYLNAEGFAVRVYYPLPLHLQPCFSYLGYKAGDFPVSEQLSREVLALPIFPGLKADEQESLVAAMRKFFRK, from the coding sequence TTGACAGTACCAATATTAGACTTGTCGCGGTCATTCGGTGAAATAAAGCCTGATGTATTCGCGGCGATGGAAAGAATATTTGACGCTCAGAGCTTCATACTTGGGCAGGAAGTGAAAACGTTTGAGTCTCACTGCGACTCATATCTTGATGTCCCGGAAAATTCCTGCGTAGGGTGTGCCTCCGGGACTGACGCTCTTTTGCTTGCGCTGATGTCGTGCGACATTAAGCCGGGGGACGAGGTAATCACGACTCCTTTCACGTTCTTTGCGACTTCCGGGACGGTTGCCAGGCTCGGAGCTGTTCCCGTTTTCGCTGACGTTGACCCGCAGACCTACAATATCAATATCGAGCAGGCCATGACGAAAATCACGGAGCGGACGAAAATATTTCTCCCCGTTCACCTTTTCGGGCAGATGGCACCGATTGAGGGCGTAATCTCGGATCTTCACGAACGCAATATACTCACGGTAGAGGACACCGCGCAGGCATTCGGGGCGACTCGTTCTGCTGACGGGAAAATTCTGCGGGCGGGGACTGTCGGTGATGTCGGGTGCTTCTCGTTCTTCCCGACAAAGAATCTCGGCGGGTGCGGCGACGGCGGAATGGTTGTAACACGCGACAAGGATAGGGCAGAGCGTCTCAGGCGGCTTCGTGTTCACGGCTCCGGGGCAACGTACTATCATGACGAAATCGGCATAAATTCCCGGCTTGACGCGATACAGGCGGCTATCCTCGACGTAAAGCTGAAACATCTTGAGGCGTGGAACGAGGAGCGCAGGAAGGCCGCTGACTATTATCGGCTTCTGTTCAAGTCCAACGACCTGAACGAATTTATCACAGCCCCCGCCGAGCTTGACGGGAATTATCACATCTATCATCAGTATGTTGTGCGTGTGAGTGAAAAGCGCGATGAGCTTATGCAGTATCTTAACGCTGAGGGATTCGCCGTGAGGGTGTATTATCCTTTACCGCTGCACCTTCAGCCGTGCTTCTCGTACTTGGGCTACAAGGCCGGGGATTTCCCTGTGAGCGAGCAATTGTCGCGTGAGGTTCTAGCCTTGCCGATTTTTCCGGGACTGAAGGCGGACGAACAAGAGTCATTAGTCGCGGCCATGAGAAAATTTTTCAGGAAGTAA
- a CDS encoding metallophosphoesterase — MFSPFMLVPCLICLYDILSMIFPLRFSWLVKIFLILLILSGPAKMLIMRMTPSGFTIPELTRNIALLLSAMFSFMITAAIMLIVKDIAQVLWRVFLHAKFPAHYASLTVLILAAVSTVYGVYQGTRVPDVIRHDVKIPGLAKSFDGLRVAMIVDIHAGSVNRRPFVESVVDRVNALSPDVILIPGDFVDGHVKDRKYDLEPLANLRAKFGVYAVTGNHEYYYDLRGWLETLTGFGIKFLDNEHVTITSGDSQLVIAGVNDPTSGNHDTPRALKDSPANVPVILMDHQPRFAHDNAKLGVSLQVSGHTHGGQIPVVFQLVRRVNGGFVRGWYDIDGMKLYVSSGTSQWDGFPMRLFDPSEISLFTLHAE; from the coding sequence ATGTTCAGTCCATTTATGTTAGTCCCCTGCCTGATATGCCTTTATGACATCCTCAGCATGATATTCCCCCTGCGCTTTTCGTGGCTCGTGAAAATATTTCTCATACTGCTTATACTTTCCGGCCCTGCTAAAATGCTCATCATGAGAATGACTCCTTCAGGCTTCACGATTCCCGAACTCACTAGAAATATCGCCCTCCTCCTTTCGGCCATGTTCAGCTTCATGATTACGGCGGCGATAATGCTTATCGTGAAAGACATAGCCCAAGTACTTTGGCGGGTGTTCCTTCACGCTAAATTCCCAGCGCATTATGCCTCACTGACAGTATTAATCCTCGCGGCAGTGTCTACAGTTTACGGCGTGTATCAGGGAACGAGAGTCCCGGACGTGATTCGCCATGATGTGAAAATTCCCGGCCTCGCGAAAAGTTTTGACGGACTCAGAGTCGCAATGATCGTTGATATTCATGCAGGGTCAGTAAACAGACGGCCATTTGTTGAAAGCGTTGTTGACCGCGTAAACGCCCTAAGCCCGGACGTTATATTGATTCCGGGAGATTTTGTTGACGGCCATGTGAAAGACCGAAAATATGACCTCGAACCGCTCGCCAATCTCCGCGCAAAATTCGGAGTGTACGCCGTTACGGGCAATCACGAATATTATTATGACCTGCGGGGATGGCTTGAGACTCTCACGGGATTCGGCATAAAGTTTCTCGACAATGAACACGTAACAATCACTTCCGGGGACTCTCAGCTCGTCATAGCCGGAGTCAATGACCCTACGAGCGGAAATCACGACACACCCCGCGCTCTGAAAGACTCCCCCGCGAATGTCCCGGTGATATTGATGGATCATCAGCCCAGATTCGCACACGACAACGCAAAATTAGGAGTCTCGCTTCAGGTCTCAGGACACACACACGGCGGGCAAATTCCCGTAGTCTTTCAGCTAGTGCGGAGGGTAAACGGCGGATTTGTCCGGGGATGGTACGACATTGACGGCATGAAGTTATACGTCAGCTCGGGTACATCACAGTGGGACGGCTTCCCGATGAGATTATTTGACCCGTCAGAAATTTCACTCTTCACACTTCACGCAGAATAA
- a CDS encoding RnfABCDGE type electron transport complex subunit B: MDIMHTMITPLALMGIMGGIFGVLLAIASIVFRVHQDERIGLIRAALPGANCGGCGYPGCDGYAAGVVNDGAPVNKCSVGGSKVAEIIAQVMGVEAGASVPMRAFVKCKGTCEASPRQLIYEGIKDCKSAAVIPGGSPNACPFGCIGLGTCVSVCQFGALSMGADGLPKVDVSKCVGCGACVEHCPKGVITLVPATADVIVACNSHWKGPAVKSVCSAGCIGCTLCAKKCPKEAIDIVNDLAVINQDKCVKCGLCAKVCPAKCINVGEKVTVMEKSA, translated from the coding sequence ATGGACATAATGCACACAATGATAACTCCCCTTGCTTTGATGGGGATAATGGGCGGTATTTTCGGCGTACTGCTGGCGATTGCGTCAATAGTATTCCGCGTACATCAGGACGAAAGAATCGGCCTCATCCGTGCGGCTCTTCCGGGTGCTAACTGCGGTGGCTGCGGCTATCCCGGGTGCGACGGCTACGCGGCGGGAGTCGTGAATGACGGCGCGCCTGTCAACAAATGCAGCGTAGGAGGCTCAAAGGTTGCTGAGATTATCGCGCAGGTTATGGGAGTCGAGGCGGGAGCATCGGTGCCTATGCGGGCATTCGTCAAGTGCAAGGGAACGTGTGAGGCTTCACCGCGTCAATTAATTTATGAGGGAATAAAGGACTGCAAGAGCGCGGCTGTAATTCCGGGCGGGTCTCCGAATGCGTGTCCGTTCGGGTGCATTGGGCTGGGAACGTGCGTTAGCGTGTGCCAGTTCGGTGCGCTGTCGATGGGGGCTGACGGTCTGCCGAAAGTTGACGTGTCGAAATGTGTCGGGTGCGGTGCGTGTGTTGAGCATTGCCCGAAAGGAGTCATTACGCTTGTTCCTGCGACTGCTGATGTGATTGTGGCGTGTAATTCACACTGGAAAGGCCCGGCGGTGAAGAGCGTCTGCAGTGCTGGGTGTATCGGCTGTACGTTATGCGCTAAGAAATGCCCGAAGGAAGCTATCGACATCGTGAATGATTTGGCGGTCATCAATCAGGACAAGTGCGTGAAGTGTGGACTCTGCGCGAAAGTCTGCCCGGCAAAATGTATCAATGTCGGCGAAAAAGTTACAGTGATGGAGAAATCAGCGTAA
- a CDS encoding RnfABCDGE type electron transport complex subunit A yields MTLTELFLLFVSSIFVHNILLSRFLGCCPFMGVSSKLKTAQGMGAAVVFVIMLASLMTWITYNYLLVPLHLEYLYTLSFILVIAALVQFVELALKKLNPALYKSLGIFLPLITTNCAVLGVAVLNMNEGYGLAAALVNALGSSLGFLLAISLMAGIRERIEDNDGIPDSLQGLPMALITAGLMSIAFMGFTGIIK; encoded by the coding sequence ATGACACTCACAGAATTATTCCTGCTCTTTGTCAGCTCGATATTTGTGCATAATATTTTGCTGTCGCGATTCTTGGGCTGCTGTCCGTTCATGGGAGTAAGCTCAAAGCTCAAAACCGCTCAGGGAATGGGCGCGGCTGTCGTATTCGTCATAATGCTTGCGTCCCTCATGACGTGGATAACGTACAACTATTTATTAGTGCCGTTACATCTTGAGTACCTCTACACGCTGTCATTCATTCTCGTAATTGCGGCGTTAGTTCAGTTCGTGGAGCTTGCATTGAAGAAGCTGAATCCCGCGCTGTATAAGTCGCTGGGAATCTTCCTGCCGTTAATCACAACAAACTGCGCTGTTCTCGGCGTGGCAGTCCTGAATATGAATGAGGGCTACGGACTGGCGGCGGCTCTCGTTAATGCGCTCGGTTCGTCATTGGGCTTCCTGCTGGCAATTTCTCTCATGGCCGGAATACGTGAAAGGATTGAAGACAATGACGGAATCCCGGACAGCTTGCAGGGACTTCCGATGGCGTTAATCACAGCGGGGTTAATGTCGATTGCCTTCATGGGCTTCACGGGAATAATAAAGTAA
- a CDS encoding electron transport complex subunit E: MSQGKFRIITNGILSENPTFVQCIGLCPTLAVTTSVANGLGMGIAATFVLVASNIVISLLRKIVPDEVRIPIFIVVIAGFVTVIEFMMKGFAPELNKSLGIFIPLIVVNCIILARAEAFASKNGVFASALDGIGMGLGFTIALMFLGAIREVFGAGTLLGNPVVSFEPALLIVLAPGGFIVLGCCMGAFRAIQARAAKIRGLGATPAEARPMGCGACVMAKFCNKENPLSDGQTSPLCRREEMPSLSREGGSLEPEGLKG, from the coding sequence TTGAGCCAGGGAAAATTCAGAATCATCACAAACGGAATACTGTCGGAAAATCCCACGTTCGTGCAGTGCATTGGGCTTTGTCCGACTCTCGCGGTAACAACAAGCGTCGCCAACGGTCTCGGAATGGGAATCGCCGCTACATTCGTTCTTGTTGCGTCAAATATAGTCATCTCACTTCTGCGGAAGATAGTCCCGGATGAGGTCAGGATACCGATATTTATTGTCGTCATTGCGGGGTTTGTTACGGTGATTGAGTTCATGATGAAGGGATTTGCGCCGGAGCTGAATAAATCGCTGGGCATATTCATTCCGCTGATTGTCGTCAACTGTATCATTCTCGCACGCGCTGAGGCTTTCGCGTCAAAAAACGGAGTCTTTGCTTCTGCGCTTGACGGAATCGGAATGGGACTCGGCTTCACGATCGCGCTAATGTTTCTCGGTGCAATCCGTGAAGTTTTCGGAGCCGGGACTCTGCTCGGAAATCCTGTAGTGAGCTTTGAGCCTGCGTTACTGATTGTGCTTGCGCCGGGGGGATTTATCGTTCTTGGCTGCTGCATGGGTGCGTTCAGGGCGATTCAGGCAAGAGCCGCGAAAATAAGGGGACTCGGTGCGACTCCTGCTGAGGCTAGGCCGATGGGCTGCGGGGCTTGCGTGATGGCGAAATTCTGCAACAAGGAAAACCCTCTGTCTGATGGTCAGACATCTCCCCTTTGCAGGAGAGAGGAAATGCCGTCCCTGTCAAGGGAAGGTGGCTCGCTTGAGCCGGAAGGGTTAAAGGGCTAA
- a CDS encoding RnfABCDGE type electron transport complex subunit G gives MSEAVKEAANDSVSFHDALRKALHLGGTLFAVTAVTGIILGLVENVTSKAILQAEIAARNEAYKIIMPAGKTFEDSEVKPDDFVTGVVKASDESGVVGWCVSVSSKGYGGQIGFVVGITKDGTVKAINILNHSETPGLGAKSTEPEFYGQFAEKSSFPLKVVKGGASNPDEISAISGATITSNAVISGVNGAVDYWSKNLKGAE, from the coding sequence ATGTCAGAAGCAGTAAAAGAAGCGGCAAATGATTCCGTATCGTTTCATGACGCATTAAGGAAAGCCCTTCACTTAGGGGGGACTCTTTTCGCGGTAACAGCAGTAACAGGAATAATACTCGGACTTGTCGAGAACGTTACCAGCAAGGCAATACTTCAGGCCGAAATAGCCGCGAGGAATGAAGCCTACAAAATAATAATGCCCGCCGGAAAAACTTTCGAGGACTCAGAAGTCAAGCCGGACGATTTTGTTACAGGAGTCGTTAAGGCAAGCGATGAGTCAGGCGTTGTAGGCTGGTGCGTCTCGGTAAGCTCAAAGGGTTACGGAGGGCAGATCGGATTCGTTGTCGGAATCACGAAAGACGGAACTGTGAAGGCCATCAACATTTTGAATCACTCTGAGACTCCCGGACTCGGCGCAAAGTCAACAGAGCCGGAATTTTACGGGCAGTTTGCGGAAAAATCATCGTTCCCGCTCAAAGTCGTTAAGGGCGGAGCGTCAAATCCTGACGAAATATCAGCAATATCAGGAGCGACAATAACATCAAACGCGGTAATCAGCGGCGTGAATGGTGCTGTCGATTACTGGAGCAAGAATCTGAAGGGGGCTGAATAG